The Chrysemys picta bellii isolate R12L10 chromosome 5, ASM1138683v2, whole genome shotgun sequence genome includes a window with the following:
- the LOC135984096 gene encoding uncharacterized protein LOC135984096, protein MKDRDHNRDAQQCRVKIKELRQAYHKAREANGRSGAEPQTCRFYAELHAMLGGAATTTPTVCYDSVTGETHREEGSGYEEEEDEDNVDSSQQQGSGETGFPNSQDMFITLDLEPVTPELTQGVLPDPEGTQGTSAANVSPSQRLVKIRRRKRRTWDDMFSELQMSSHADRAQQNAWRQSMSECKKAQYEREERWRAESRDEQSKWRAEEDRWRQLADRRQESMLRLLEHQTDTLRLLEHQTDTLRLLEHQTDTLRLLEHQTDTLHRMVELQERQQEQRPPLQPVCNEQPSSPSSIASTPRRPRTRCGGLRPPSHSTPDDCPSIRRLAFNKC, encoded by the exons atgaaggacagagaccataacagggacgcacagcagtgccgcgtgaaaattaaggagctaaggcaagcctaccacaaagccagagaggcaaacggaaggtcaggggcagagccgcaaacatgccgcttctacgcggagctgcatgccatgctagggggtgcagccaccactaccccaaccgtgtgctatgactccgtcactggagaaacacacagggaagagggttcggggtacgaggaagaggaggatgaagataatgtagatagctcacagcagcaaggaagcggagaaaccggtttccccaacagccaggatatgtttatcaccctggacctggaaccagtaacccccgaactcacccaaggcgtgctcccagaccctgagggcacacaagggacctctg ctgcaaatgtttctccttcacagaggctagtgaagattagaaggagaaaacggcggacttgggatgatatgttctcagagctccaaatgtcctcccacgctgacagagcacagcagaatgcatggaggcagtcaatgtcagagtgcaaaaaggcacaatatgaacgagaggagaggtggcgggctgaatcgcgggatgaacagagcaagtggcgggctgaagaggataggtggcgtcagcttgctgacagaaggcaagagtcgatgctccggctgctggagcatcaaactgatacgctccggctgctggagcatcaaactgatacgctccggctgctggagcatcaaactgacacgctccggctgctggagcatcaaactgacaCGCTCCaccgtatggttgagctgcaggaaaggcagcaggagcagagaccaccgctacagcccgtGTGTAAcgaacagccctcctccccaagttccatagcctctacacccagacgcccaagaacgcggtgcgggggcctccggccacccagtcactccaccccagatgattgcccaagcatcagaaggctggccttcaataagtgttaa